In Halapricum desulfuricans, a single window of DNA contains:
- a CDS encoding proteasome assembly chaperone family protein — MDPFEIEILAEPELDDPVLVEGLPGVGHVGKLAAEHVLEELDSTLVARVYSTHFPPQVTVEDGTAELAHAEFHAVETEDGSDLITLTGDHQAQDNEGHYGLTDTFLDVADRLGVQRVFALGGVPTGELIEEYDVLGAATTDELVDELESAGVEFREDEPAGGIVGVSGLLLGLSGRRDLPAACLMGETSGYLVDPKSAQAVLEILQDVIGFEVDFASLEERADEMEEVVRKIQEMEGGGPAASEEDLRYIG, encoded by the coding sequence ATGGACCCATTCGAGATCGAGATTCTCGCCGAGCCAGAACTGGACGATCCGGTGCTCGTCGAGGGGTTGCCCGGCGTCGGCCACGTCGGCAAACTCGCCGCCGAGCACGTCCTCGAAGAGCTGGACAGCACGCTCGTCGCGCGCGTCTATTCGACGCACTTCCCGCCGCAGGTGACCGTCGAGGACGGCACGGCCGAACTGGCCCACGCCGAGTTTCACGCCGTCGAGACCGAGGACGGATCCGACCTGATCACGCTGACCGGCGATCACCAGGCACAGGACAACGAGGGTCACTACGGGCTGACGGACACGTTTCTGGATGTCGCCGACCGACTGGGCGTCCAGCGCGTGTTCGCTCTCGGCGGCGTCCCGACCGGTGAACTCATCGAGGAGTACGACGTGCTCGGGGCGGCGACGACCGACGAGTTGGTCGACGAACTCGAGAGCGCCGGCGTGGAGTTCCGCGAGGACGAGCCCGCCGGCGGGATCGTCGGCGTTTCGGGCCTGCTGCTCGGGTTGAGCGGCCGCCGCGACCTCCCGGCCGCCTGCCTGATGGGCGAGACCTCCGGCTATCTCGTCGATCCCAAGAGCGCCCAGGCAGTGCTCGAGATCCTGCAGGACGTGATCGGCTTCGAGGTCGATTTCGCCTCGCTGGAAGAGCGCGCCGACGAGATGGAAGAGGTCGTCCGGAAGATCCAGGAGATGGAGGGCGGCGGTCCCGCGGCGTCCGAGGAAGACCTCCGGTATATCGGCTAG
- a CDS encoding DUF2298 domain-containing protein, protein MEYALVALWLVTYLLLLYLGQPLAAALLPDLEDRGATVALPLGLAVVWLVVFVLGRVSIQLGLWVGLLALAGLSGVAVYRGFEVDHDAYARTALVFAIAFLFLVAVRAVDPAASPVAGEKFLDMSLLQSSLRGTTIPPEDAWFAGETVRYYYGGHLLASLLARLTGTSGRLACNLALSGYCAMLVTAAYGLAGSIAAHRGFSYRRAGIAAAFFVGFASNLLTPLRFGGAVLEAVAARAGPLGVFPSVLAAVWNWFAGLLLPLPRDYGIATSTSEFSYWPASRVLEGAITEFPLFAWLNGDLHAHMMSTPFLLAVAAVLFQTFAAGTDRSQSRTLVTVFGVVPALGATIAVVNSWSFPAVGGLTVLTLALAPERPMMSLLDRERPILNYDGPFARPLLEARTLALAAVAGGVVLGLAWLLSSPYWLAVASSTGGIGLFPDRSTLAELLVAHGSFLLLFWLYLYRYSRPVVASRAVLAALAVLLLAVTVAIDVVAIGLFGPLILVGWVLLRDERLYTPAPPKATDAPKPADSDAPARPGFETVLLVGAAGLIVLVEFVYLQDGGASGRFNTVFKVYAQAWLLAAVAAGVVLTRLIDQHHSALGLSGPRWRRGFLVGAVALAAMLSLYGGLALSGHFGLADSAASLPGPLSAVPVGVVLGGLLLGLTAIGWLTLRRVSAAIPAERGAYRAGSRLAVGVLVVSVAFVGGLAVVDAAGDADPTVDALAFVESDHPEEADAIYWLDREVDGQPNMVSYPGQQYQWDNAPASLTGVPTVVGKPPESVYRGGDVYRQRVADVETIFTGRPDEQRRLLAEYDVELVYVGPHERRNYPDSTVANLSAVTVAKQWPAVTIYRVDQGALGNGTG, encoded by the coding sequence ATGGAATACGCTCTCGTCGCGCTGTGGCTGGTGACGTATCTCCTGTTGCTGTATCTCGGACAGCCGCTCGCTGCCGCGCTACTTCCCGACCTCGAGGATCGTGGGGCCACGGTCGCGCTCCCGCTTGGGCTGGCGGTCGTCTGGCTCGTCGTGTTCGTCCTCGGGCGCGTCTCGATCCAGCTCGGGCTCTGGGTCGGGTTGCTCGCCCTCGCCGGGCTCTCGGGGGTCGCGGTCTATCGGGGGTTCGAGGTCGACCACGACGCGTACGCACGCACCGCGCTCGTGTTCGCGATCGCGTTTCTCTTTCTGGTCGCGGTTCGGGCGGTCGATCCGGCCGCCTCGCCCGTGGCGGGCGAGAAATTCCTCGATATGAGCCTGCTGCAGTCCTCGCTCCGAGGGACGACGATCCCGCCGGAAGACGCCTGGTTCGCCGGCGAGACTGTCCGGTATTACTACGGCGGGCACCTGCTTGCGTCGCTGCTGGCTCGACTGACGGGAACGAGCGGTCGGCTGGCCTGCAACCTCGCGCTGTCGGGCTACTGCGCGATGCTCGTGACGGCGGCCTACGGGCTGGCCGGCTCGATCGCCGCCCACCGCGGGTTCTCCTACCGGCGGGCCGGGATCGCGGCCGCCTTCTTCGTCGGGTTCGCCAGCAACCTCCTGACGCCGCTGCGGTTCGGCGGCGCGGTGCTTGAAGCCGTCGCCGCTCGGGCCGGGCCGCTGGGTGTATTCCCGTCGGTATTGGCGGCCGTCTGGAACTGGTTCGCCGGGCTCTTGCTCCCGTTGCCGCGGGACTACGGGATCGCGACCTCGACCTCGGAGTTCAGCTACTGGCCCGCAAGCCGGGTGCTCGAGGGCGCGATTACCGAGTTCCCGCTGTTCGCGTGGCTCAACGGCGACCTCCACGCTCACATGATGAGCACGCCGTTCCTGCTGGCCGTCGCGGCCGTGCTCTTTCAGACGTTCGCCGCCGGAACCGACCGCTCGCAGTCCCGGACGCTGGTTACAGTCTTCGGCGTCGTCCCGGCGCTGGGGGCGACGATTGCCGTCGTCAACTCGTGGTCGTTCCCCGCCGTCGGCGGCCTGACCGTGCTGACGCTCGCGCTCGCGCCCGAGCGACCGATGATGTCACTTCTCGATCGAGAACGACCGATCCTGAATTACGACGGGCCGTTCGCCCGCCCGCTGCTTGAGGCGCGAACGCTCGCCCTCGCGGCCGTCGCCGGCGGCGTCGTCCTCGGGCTGGCCTGGCTGCTCTCCTCGCCGTACTGGCTCGCTGTCGCGAGTTCGACGGGTGGGATCGGGCTGTTTCCCGACCGGAGCACGCTCGCGGAACTGCTCGTCGCACACGGGTCCTTCCTGCTCCTCTTCTGGCTGTACCTCTACCGATACAGTCGGCCAGTCGTCGCCTCACGGGCGGTGCTGGCCGCGCTCGCCGTCCTGCTCCTTGCGGTGACGGTGGCAATCGACGTCGTCGCGATCGGCCTGTTCGGCCCGCTGATCCTCGTCGGCTGGGTGTTGCTCCGCGACGAACGCCTCTACACGCCGGCCCCCCCGAAAGCGACCGACGCCCCAAAACCGGCCGACAGCGACGCACCGGCCCGCCCCGGGTTCGAGACCGTGCTGCTGGTCGGGGCGGCCGGACTGATCGTGCTCGTCGAGTTCGTCTACCTGCAGGACGGAGGGGCCTCCGGGCGGTTCAACACGGTGTTCAAGGTCTACGCGCAGGCCTGGCTACTCGCAGCGGTCGCGGCCGGGGTCGTCCTGACGCGACTGATCGACCAGCACCACTCGGCGCTCGGCCTCTCGGGACCGCGGTGGCGACGCGGGTTCCTGGTCGGCGCGGTTGCGCTCGCCGCGATGCTCTCGCTGTACGGCGGTCTCGCCCTCTCGGGGCACTTCGGGCTGGCCGACTCTGCGGCGAGTCTGCCCGGACCGCTGTCGGCCGTCCCCGTGGGTGTCGTCCTCGGGGGATTGCTGCTCGGCCTGACCGCGATCGGCTGGCTAACACTGCGGCGGGTCTCGGCAGCGATACCGGCCGAGCGTGGGGCGTATCGGGCCGGTAGCCGGCTGGCGGTCGGGGTGCTCGTCGTCTCGGTCGCGTTCGTCGGCGGCCTCGCGGTCGTCGACGCGGCCGGAGACGCCGATCCGACAGTGGATGCGCTGGCGTTCGTCGAGTCGGACCACCCTGAAGAGGCCGATGCGATCTACTGGCTCGATCGGGAGGTCGACGGACAGCCGAACATGGTCAGCTATCCGGGCCAGCAGTACCAGTGGGACAATGCGCCCGCCAGCCTGACCGGCGTGCCGACGGTCGTGGGCAAGCCACCGGAGAGCGTCTATCGCGGGGGTGACGTGTATCGACAGCGCGTCGCGGACGTCGAGACGATCTTCACCGGTCGGCCCGACGAACAGCGCCGGCTGCTGGCCGAGTACGACGTCGAGTTGGTCTACGTCGGCCCCCACGAACGCCGCAACTACCCCGACAGTACCGTTGCGAACCTGAGCGCGGTGACCGTCGCGAAACAGTGGCCCGCCGTGACGATCTATCGCGTCGATCAGGGGGCGCTCGGCAACGGGACTGGCTAG
- a CDS encoding HAH_0734 family protein yields the protein MKNLIINGDPGDLRKDAVIEYDGEQYVCFSVKRQGDWHGPDRPQLWCTIGQEDEREAYARRQYIPMHLETLSTEAEAVSVVEA from the coding sequence ATGAAGAACCTCATCATCAACGGCGATCCCGGCGACCTCCGAAAGGACGCCGTCATCGAGTACGACGGCGAGCAGTACGTCTGTTTCTCGGTCAAGCGCCAGGGCGACTGGCACGGGCCGGATCGACCGCAGCTGTGGTGCACGATCGGGCAGGAAGACGAGCGCGAAGCCTACGCGCGCCGCCAGTACATCCCGATGCACCTCGAGACGCTCTCGACCGAGGCGGAGGCGGTGAGCGTCGTCGAGGCGTAG
- a CDS encoding translation initiation factor IF-2 subunit alpha: protein MKYSGWPEPGELVVGRIDEIEDFGVFVDLLEYEDKRGLVHVSEVASGWIKNVRDHVSPDQRVVAKVLDVDESSQQIDLSLKDVNDHQRKDKIQEWKNERKADNWMEQSFGEDISDEQYAAVANELLAAFGSMYAGFEEAAIRGSEALADTDLDDGEIESIVETARENVSVPYVEVTGYVDLQAFDSDGVDAIKEALQAAEGNGAVPEEVELEVTYVGSPEYRIKVKAPDYKTAESELEDSADRAVDVIESRGGTAQYHRERNTDEE, encoded by the coding sequence ATGAAGTACAGCGGGTGGCCGGAACCGGGCGAACTCGTCGTGGGTCGGATCGACGAGATCGAGGACTTCGGCGTCTTCGTCGACCTGCTGGAGTACGAGGACAAGCGCGGGCTCGTCCACGTCAGCGAGGTCGCGAGCGGCTGGATCAAGAACGTCCGCGATCACGTCAGCCCCGACCAGCGCGTCGTCGCGAAGGTGCTCGATGTCGACGAGTCCTCCCAGCAGATCGACCTCTCGCTGAAGGACGTCAACGACCACCAGCGCAAGGACAAGATCCAGGAATGGAAAAACGAGCGCAAGGCCGACAACTGGATGGAGCAGTCCTTCGGTGAGGACATCTCCGACGAGCAGTACGCCGCCGTCGCGAACGAACTGCTCGCGGCGTTCGGCTCGATGTACGCCGGCTTCGAGGAGGCAGCCATCCGTGGCAGCGAGGCGCTCGCGGACACCGACCTCGACGACGGCGAGATCGAGTCGATCGTCGAAACGGCCCGCGAAAACGTCTCGGTGCCCTACGTCGAGGTGACCGGATACGTCGATCTGCAGGCGTTCGACAGCGACGGCGTCGACGCGATCAAGGAGGCGCTGCAGGCCGCGGAGGGCAACGGAGCAGTGCCGGAGGAAGTCGAACTCGAGGTGACCTATGTCGGATCGCCGGAGTACCGGATCAAGGTCAAAGCGCCGGATTACAAGACCGCCGAGTCGGAACTGGAAGACAGTGCCGACCGGGCCGTCGACGTCATTGAAAGCCGCGGTGGGACGGCACAGTATCACCGCGAGCGCAACACCGACGAAGAGTAA
- a CDS encoding RNA-protein complex protein Nop10, with the protein MKSDIRVCSAWREAHDRPVYTLSERCPDCGSEAVNSAPAPFSPEDRYGSYRRALKERRRE; encoded by the coding sequence ATGAAATCCGATATCCGCGTGTGTTCGGCGTGGCGCGAGGCCCACGATCGCCCGGTCTACACTCTCTCGGAACGCTGTCCCGACTGTGGATCCGAGGCCGTCAACAGCGCGCCGGCCCCGTTCTCGCCCGAGGATCGGTACGGTTCGTACCGACGGGCACTTAAGGAGCGACGCCGCGAGTAG
- a CDS encoding 30S ribosomal protein S27e, translated as MAGNFHTVVCPDCENEQIVFGKAATEVSCAVCGHTLAVPTGGKAEIEGEVVETVEAR; from the coding sequence ATGGCCGGGAACTTCCACACCGTCGTCTGTCCGGACTGTGAGAACGAACAGATCGTCTTCGGCAAGGCCGCCACCGAGGTCTCCTGTGCGGTCTGCGGGCACACGCTCGCGGTCCCCACGGGCGGGAAGGCCGAGATCGAAGGCGAGGTCGTCGAGACCGTCGAGGCCCGGTAA
- a CDS encoding 50S ribosomal protein L44e — protein MQMPRRFNTYCPHCNEHHEHEVEKVRTGRSSGMKKVNDRQRERQSGIGNDGKFSKVPGGDKPTKKTNLTYRCSECGNAHVREGWRAGRLEFQE, from the coding sequence ATGCAGATGCCACGCCGATTTAACACGTACTGTCCGCACTGTAACGAACACCACGAACACGAGGTCGAGAAGGTCCGGACGGGCCGATCCTCGGGCATGAAGAAGGTCAACGACCGCCAGCGCGAGCGCCAGTCCGGCATCGGGAACGACGGCAAGTTCTCGAAGGTCCCCGGTGGGGACAAACCCACCAAGAAGACCAACCTCACCTACCGCTGCAGCGAGTGTGGCAACGCCCACGTTCGCGAGGGATGGCGCGCCGGACGGCTGGAGTTCCAGGAGTGA
- a CDS encoding DUF7130 family rubredoxin-like protein, protein MSEPDDADVTFGTEIYDEKGNRLGTVRGFDEHGFYVSTDEGITAMSSEHVASGIPGEAELTWRCYECGAIGDIEELPEDGCPDCGAPKEAIYYHIQD, encoded by the coding sequence ATGAGCGAGCCAGACGACGCCGACGTCACGTTCGGCACGGAGATATACGACGAGAAGGGCAATCGACTCGGCACCGTCCGGGGCTTCGACGAGCACGGTTTCTACGTCAGTACGGACGAGGGGATCACGGCGATGTCGAGCGAACACGTCGCCTCGGGGATCCCGGGCGAGGCCGAGTTGACCTGGCGGTGTTACGAGTGTGGCGCTATCGGGGACATCGAAGAATTGCCCGAAGACGGCTGTCCCGACTGCGGCGCGCCGAAAGAAGCCATCTACTA